Genomic window (Pseudomonas sp. MM211):
ACCAGCCGCAAACCGTTGAGGTGGCAGATCGGCATGACGGAATGTGGGCGCTAAGATACTGCAATTCACCTGATTTCCAGCAGGTTTTTATCGGCTAACCGGGCTGAAAATGCGTGCGCGCACGAACCAACCGGCGGAAGCCTGTTCACAAATTCGCCAACATCGTTATTATCGCGCGCCGCCAACCACGCGAAACCTCCCGAGATGAAAAGCAATCTGATCGCCGCTGCGGAAATAGACCGCCTCGATACCTGGGCGCGCTATAACGCCGACATGTGCCACAGCTGCATTTCCAGCTGCTGTCAGCTGCCGGTCGAGGTACGCATCGCAGACCTGATCCGCATTGGCGTGGTCGACGAATTCGAGCGCGGCGATCCGCCGAAGAACATCGCCAAGCGCCTGCAGAAAGACGGCCTGGTCGAGCGCTTCAGCCAGAAGACCGGGATCTTCACCCTGACGCGCATGAGCAACAACGACTGCTACTACCTGGATCGCAAGAGCCGGCTGTGCACCATCTACGAACGCCGCCCGGATACCTGCCGCAATCACCCTAAAATTGGCCCACGCCCGGGCTACTGCGCCTGGCGACCGAAGTAGGTCTGCAACTTCCGGTTACCCGCCTGCTTGAACACCCCGGCGCGCTAGCGCCTCGAATCCTCCACACCCGGCTCGCACCGCCACCCGGAGGATTCGCATGCACCACCGCCCACTCATATACCCCGCGCTCATCGCCCTTGCCCTGCTGACCGGCACTGCATCGGCTGACAGCGAGCGGCCGGGCTGGCAAGAGCCGCTGCTGGAGCGTTTGCAGGTAGTGGCCGCCAAACAGGACGGCGAACTCGGCGTTTATGTGAAGGATCTGCACAGCAACCTGGCCGTCACGCTGCACGCCGAAGAACTCTGGTACATGGCCTCCGGCATAAAGGTGCCGGTGGCCATTGCCGTTTTGAGGGGCGTGGAGCGTGGCGACTGGAACCTCGACAGCCGCCTGACACTCGCCGCCGATGACTTCGTCGATGGTGCTGGCAGCACCAACCAGCACGGGCCGGGCGAACGCCTGAGCGTAAGCTTTCTGCTCGAGCAGATGATCATCTACAGCGACAACACCGCCACCGACCGCCTGATTCGCCTGGCTGGCCTGGATGCGGTGAACACACTGGTCGGCGAACTGGTGTCCGAAGGCTTCGAGCCCATCACCACGCTGGGCGATGTGCGCCGGCATATCTACCGCGAGCTGCACCCTTCGGCGGAGCACCTTGGCGGGCGTGACCTGCTGCGCCTGCGCCAGGCCCGCAAGGATGGTGAGCGGCTGGACAGGCTCGCATCGCTGCTCGGCTTACCACGCAAGGAACTGGCGCCGATCAGCCTGAATACCGCCTACGCCAACTACTACCGCAGCAACCTCAATGCCGCGCGGCTCAGCGCCTATGGCGAGTTGCTCGAGCGATTGGCCGACGGCCAGGCATTGGGTGCCGAACAAACGGCATACCTGCTTGGCGTCATGGGTCGGGTGAAAACCGGCAGCAAGCGCATCATCGCCGGCCTGCCAGACGATGCCCGTTTCGCCCACAAGACCGGCACCCAGCGCGAGCGCATCTGCGATGCGGGGCTGATCGAGACGCCCGCTCGCGGCTCGGCCGAACCGGTGTTGATCGTCGCCTGCGTGCAGGGCGAACCGTCCCTGGCCAAGGCCGAACGCAGCCTGCGCCAGGTTGGCGAAGCACTGACCGAGTCCGGCGTGCTGCAACGTGACGCACTCGATTGAGGATATCCACGTGAAGGTATGGCTGGCTGGTACTGCTCTGCTCGGTTGTGCGGCCGTTTCCCTGTGGCTCTGGGCCGCCCCTCAACATGACGAACGATTCGACGCACTGCAGCAGCGCCTTGGCGAACTCGATGAGGCCTCCCCCGGGCAGCTCGGCGTCTACCTGCTACGCCCCGCCGACGGCAGCGCGATAAGCTACAACGCGGATCGCCCGTGGTACCTGGCCTCGGCAACCAAGGCGGCGATCGCCATCGCCGTGCTGCAGGAAGTCGATGACGGCAAGCTGCAGCTCGATCAGCAGATAACCCTGGAGGAAACCGACCGCGTGGATGGCTCCGGCGGCCTGGTCTGGGAGGATGCGGGCGCCCGCTACAGCGTGCGCGAGCTGCTCCGCGAAATGCTCCAGGAGAGCGATAACACCGCCGCAGACATGCTGATTCGGGTGGTCGGCGAGGACGCACTCAACCGTCGCATCAACGACGCGGCAGGAGGCGATTTCGGCCAGATCACCACGCTGCTGCGGGTGCGCCACGAACTGTACGGACAGCTGCATCCGGACGCCCGCTCGCTGGAAAACCGCCAGATCGTCGAAATCGCCGCAGCCCCGCTCGGCCCCCAACGTGTCGAGGCAGTGGCCAATGTGCTCGACCTGAAAACCGATCAGCTCGAGATCAGCGACCTCGATGAAGCCTACGCCCGCTACTACGACAGCGGCCTGAACAGCGCCAGCCTGGTTGCATACGGTCAGTTGCTGAGCAAACTGGCGACAGGCGATCTGCTGAGCAACGACAGCTCGGCATTGCTGCACGACATCATGGGGCTGGGTAGCTACGATGCTTATCGCCTGGAGGCCGGACTGGACAAGGATCTGCCCTTCATCCAGAAAACCGGCACCCAGCAGCACCGCGCTTGCCACATGGGTATCGCCAACCCGCAGGATGAAAACGCCCTGGTCATCGTCGCCTGCGCCGAGGATCTCGATGAGAACGAAGAGGCCGGCAAGCTGTTCGAGCAGGTCGGAGAGGCCATTCAGGAGCTGCTGCTGAACGACGCAGCAAGCAGGGCATGATCAGCTCGCTCCCAATCATGCGAAAGCGATCCCCTGCGCCCCTGATATCCCCTCTCAGGAGTGCTTTGTAGACGCGCGCAATAGGCTGAGCGCCATCAGCACCAGCACACCGACACCCACCAGCAACACAGCCCACAAGCCGATGCGCTTCCAGTCGACCCCAGGCTTCGCAGGGACGACCACGGCCGCCACCTCGACTTGCGGGATCCTGCCGCTGATGGCGGCCTGGCCCATGCTCTCCAGGCGCTGCGGGGTGAAGCCGGGTACCAGGATGGTGACCGGCAGGCTGCCAGCCTGGACATCCGCCCGGCCAAGAGCCAACTGATAGGGTGGATTGCCGCGCGCCAGAAACAGCAGCTCGGTCGCACGCATGGCCACGCTCAGACGCGGCTCGCCCTGCCCCAGACCGCCACCGCGGCTGTCGACGTGCAAGCGCAACTGACTGACCGGCAATTGCGGCAGCTCGACCTGATCCTGAACTACCTCGTGACCATCGACGGGCAAACGGTAGAGCACCGAGCTCGCCAGGGGCGTCCACGGCGCAGTGCTGTCTCCACGCCCCTGCAGTAACACCGGCGCCAGGCTGTTGGCCTGTTCGACCTCGATACGCAAACGCTCGAGGGGCAAGGCCAGCGGCAATGCCCAGGTAACGCCCTGCTCACCCGCCTGCCCTTTCAGCACCGCGGACCAGATCAGCGCGGCGGGTTCGGCGCGACTGCGGGTGCCGCTGACGCTGGCAGCGCTGAGGCTCACCGCCTGCTCCGGCGCCAGCCAGAGCAGACGCAGGTAGCGCGCCCGGGTGGGCGGCAATTCCACTTCGCTCTTGTCGATACGTTCGCCATTGAAACTCAACTGGGCGATCTGCCCCTCGCCCAGTGGCCGCCAGCGATCCAGATCATCGCTGGCCTCGATGCTGAAGCGCTGGAAACCCTCGCTTTCGGCACTCCACTGCAGGTGCAGGCGCTGCAGTGGAAAGTCGGCGGTACTGGCATCCAGTAGCCAGCCTCGCAATACATCGGCAGTGGCAGAGGCCTCGGCGCCAGCGTTGAGCTCGATGATCGAGCCGTCATCACCACGTTGCACGCGCAATGTCGGCACAGCATCGCGGCGCCCCGCCGGGCCACGCAACGGAAACAGGCGTAAATCGGCACGCTGCTGGCTCTCGGCGAAGCGTTCTGCACCGGGAATCAGGCTGTAAGCCAAGCGTTCGCCTTCACCGTTGAATACGCGCAGGTCGCGAAAGTCGGCATACCTGGCGGCGAGATGAGCCTCCATCGGCAATTGCACCCGATACCAGGGCCCCTCTCCACTCAGGGTAAGTGGCACGGTCACAGCATAATCGCCCGGACTTTCAATGACCTCGGCTGCCACTGCAGCCAGGCTCACGCCCAGCGTGACCAGCGCAGCTGCGATACGCAGGCTCATGTCGACACCTCCGTTTCACGCGGTTGGCGGGGCGGCAGCGGGGCGAAATAGCCCACCACCAACAACAGTACGCCGACGCCAATGAAGGAGATGATCCGTTCCAGGCTGCCGCTGTTGCCCAGATCGACGAAGAACAGCTTCACGACCACCACGCCGATCAGCACCGCGCCGGCCATCCATAGATCACGGCGAGCGCGCAGGTGCCCGGCGATGGTCAGGCTCAGGGCAATCAGTGTCCAGACGATGGATAGGCCGGCCTGCACCAGACGCGAATCGATCAAGGCATCCACCTGAAACGGCACCTGCCCCCAATGGAATGCGGTGCGACAGACCATCATGGTCAACAGCGCGAACAACGAAACACCGATCACCGCCTGTGCTGCCAGTTGCATCTGCCTTGGCTCGATAGCCAGCGCGGACAATCCGTCTCGGGCCCAGCGCTGCACGGCGAAGAGCACAAACAGCATGCCCAGCTCCAGCGGGTTGATCAGCGGCACGTAAGGCAGCGGTTCGGCAGAACCGTCACTGAGCAGGTTGACCAGCCAGAACCAGACCAGCAGAAGGACGGCCACCGGTAAAGCCGCGTAACTGCGGTACTCCCGCGGATAGGCCGCCACGGGCCAGGGCAGTGTGCGACGCAGGCTCATCAGCATCAGGAAGGCACATGGCACCAGTACCCAGCCCAGCCAGCGCCAGGCGTTGTAGCGCTCGGCCAAGGCGAAGAACAGGAAGCGCAGCTCCAGCGCCAGTACGCCCAGCAGCAGCCAGCAACCGAGCACGTGACCGATACGGATCAACGCCTCCGGCGCCAGCCCCTGAACGCGGCGCAGCATCAGGAAATGCACGGCGAACAGCGCTGGCCAGGCAAGCCAGCCGAGCGCTGCCAATGGCTGATAGCCCAGGTGCCAGCTGAGCAGCACGGTGCCGAACCCCAACGGCACCAGCGCCAGGCTGAACACCGCCAATGCCGGCCAGCGCTGACGCAGGGCGAACAGGGTGGTGGCAGCCAGGCTGACCACGGCAACCAGTAGGAATGCATGCCCCTGCAGTTCGGCCGGCACGAAGCGCGAAATTTCGCTCAGCGCCGCCAACAGCCACCAGGCCGCGCACCAGAACAACGCCACATGCGACAGCTCCTGCAGATCCAGCGGCAGCAGATCGGAGCGGGCCACGCGCCCGGCAAGGTACAGGCGCCAGGCGCAGAGCAGGCCCGCCAACGCCAGCAGCGTCGGCGCCCAGAACGTCAGATGGGCCAGCGGTCGCAGGGTCTCAGCGACCATGGCCTGATCGAGGCCATCGCTGAAGATCAGGTAGATCACCCCACCCAGTACCTGCACGACGAAGGCGCTGATCAGCACACTGCGCGCGCCCAGATACAACCCGGCAAGTAGCGTCGCCACCCCCGCCACGGCCCAGGCGGCAGCGGTGCCGTAGGGGCCGAAGCTCAGTGGAGCCATCAGGTAGAGGAATGCCAGGCCGCCATAAGCCAACATGGGTTGCAGGCGACGCTCGCGATCCGCCACCTGGGCTCCCGCACCACGCAGCTGCATAAAACTGAAAAGCAGTGCCGCACCGAGCATCAGTGCGCCGAGTGCCGAACCCTCGAGCAAGGTTTCATCGCCAGAGCGCACGCCCCACAGATATGCCACTGCCGCGCCCACCTGCAGCAGCAGGGCGAACAGACGCGCGAACAGCCGTTGCTGACGCAACGCCAGCCAGTACAGGCCAGCGCCTTCGACCGCCCAGGCGGCGGACGTCCAGCGCGCATCCAGGCCCAAAGGAATGGCCAGGGTGGCGAAGATCACACCCAACGCCAAACAGGTTTCCATCAGCAGCAC
Coding sequences:
- a CDS encoding YkgJ family cysteine cluster protein — protein: MKSNLIAAAEIDRLDTWARYNADMCHSCISSCCQLPVEVRIADLIRIGVVDEFERGDPPKNIAKRLQKDGLVERFSQKTGIFTLTRMSNNDCYYLDRKSRLCTIYERRPDTCRNHPKIGPRPGYCAWRPK
- a CDS encoding serine hydrolase, with translation MHHRPLIYPALIALALLTGTASADSERPGWQEPLLERLQVVAAKQDGELGVYVKDLHSNLAVTLHAEELWYMASGIKVPVAIAVLRGVERGDWNLDSRLTLAADDFVDGAGSTNQHGPGERLSVSFLLEQMIIYSDNTATDRLIRLAGLDAVNTLVGELVSEGFEPITTLGDVRRHIYRELHPSAEHLGGRDLLRLRQARKDGERLDRLASLLGLPRKELAPISLNTAYANYYRSNLNAARLSAYGELLERLADGQALGAEQTAYLLGVMGRVKTGSKRIIAGLPDDARFAHKTGTQRERICDAGLIETPARGSAEPVLIVACVQGEPSLAKAERSLRQVGEALTESGVLQRDALD
- a CDS encoding serine hydrolase: MKVWLAGTALLGCAAVSLWLWAAPQHDERFDALQQRLGELDEASPGQLGVYLLRPADGSAISYNADRPWYLASATKAAIAIAVLQEVDDGKLQLDQQITLEETDRVDGSGGLVWEDAGARYSVRELLREMLQESDNTAADMLIRVVGEDALNRRINDAAGGDFGQITTLLRVRHELYGQLHPDARSLENRQIVEIAAAPLGPQRVEAVANVLDLKTDQLEISDLDEAYARYYDSGLNSASLVAYGQLLSKLATGDLLSNDSSALLHDIMGLGSYDAYRLEAGLDKDLPFIQKTGTQQHRACHMGIANPQDENALVIVACAEDLDENEEAGKLFEQVGEAIQELLLNDAASRA
- a CDS encoding DUF3999 domain-containing protein — translated: MSLRIAAALVTLGVSLAAVAAEVIESPGDYAVTVPLTLSGEGPWYRVQLPMEAHLAARYADFRDLRVFNGEGERLAYSLIPGAERFAESQQRADLRLFPLRGPAGRRDAVPTLRVQRGDDGSIIELNAGAEASATADVLRGWLLDASTADFPLQRLHLQWSAESEGFQRFSIEASDDLDRWRPLGEGQIAQLSFNGERIDKSEVELPPTRARYLRLLWLAPEQAVSLSAASVSGTRSRAEPAALIWSAVLKGQAGEQGVTWALPLALPLERLRIEVEQANSLAPVLLQGRGDSTAPWTPLASSVLYRLPVDGHEVVQDQVELPQLPVSQLRLHVDSRGGGLGQGEPRLSVAMRATELLFLARGNPPYQLALGRADVQAGSLPVTILVPGFTPQRLESMGQAAISGRIPQVEVAAVVVPAKPGVDWKRIGLWAVLLVGVGVLVLMALSLLRASTKHS
- a CDS encoding DUF2339 domain-containing protein; the encoded protein is MQWIFMLIGLVLGALVLGATTGETMAGAALGAVLGLAAGQAFTLHALRLQNEALRKSLADLIARFNHGTGDLHERLVRLEQEAAQPRTDTAPEQAEVPPIQAPVESAAAAPVEREWELELVLPAVTPPAQPSHKPAVELPAAPPVAAAARVIELPAPTWIDRGVAAARTWLLGGNTVLRVGLVLLFLGLAFLLRYASERVVVAIELRYAGVALAAIALLALGWWLRQRRPAYALLMQGGGIAVLYLTVFAAMRLHPLLSPQVAMGLLVVVTLCSAVLAILQDARGLAAAAALGGFAAPILASSGGGSHVALFSYFALLNAGIFAIAWFKAWRELNLIGFVGTFGIGLAWGLRSYTTDLWPSTQAFLLLFFLMYVAIGLLFARRRLLEAPSEPENDSREALLKWSARQAGYVDGSVLFGTPLVGFGLQYAVVQHLPFGPAFSALAMGMLYMLLARLLVARAPGRAVLLMETCLALGVIFATLAIPLGLDARWTSAAWAVEGAGLYWLALRQQRLFARLFALLLQVGAAVAYLWGVRSGDETLLEGSALGALMLGAALLFSFMQLRGAGAQVADRERRLQPMLAYGGLAFLYLMAPLSFGPYGTAAAWAVAGVATLLAGLYLGARSVLISAFVVQVLGGVIYLIFSDGLDQAMVAETLRPLAHLTFWAPTLLALAGLLCAWRLYLAGRVARSDLLPLDLQELSHVALFWCAAWWLLAALSEISRFVPAELQGHAFLLVAVVSLAATTLFALRQRWPALAVFSLALVPLGFGTVLLSWHLGYQPLAALGWLAWPALFAVHFLMLRRVQGLAPEALIRIGHVLGCWLLLGVLALELRFLFFALAERYNAWRWLGWVLVPCAFLMLMSLRRTLPWPVAAYPREYRSYAALPVAVLLLVWFWLVNLLSDGSAEPLPYVPLINPLELGMLFVLFAVQRWARDGLSALAIEPRQMQLAAQAVIGVSLFALLTMMVCRTAFHWGQVPFQVDALIDSRLVQAGLSIVWTLIALSLTIAGHLRARRDLWMAGAVLIGVVVVKLFFVDLGNSGSLERIISFIGVGVLLLVVGYFAPLPPRQPRETEVST